The stretch of DNA TAGGTCTAGTTATCGCTTTAATAGGGTTTGTAGTTTCAAAATTAACTTATAGTCCAGATGCTGAATTCTGGACTCAAATTGGTCTGGCAATAAGTGAATTTTCTGGATTTCTTATGTTAATTCGCAATGGCACTTTTATTAGAACTAAATATTTCAGAATATTCAAAGTGGTCTTTGCTATCATAATCATTGGTGCATTAGCTAAAATATTATATTGGCAATACAATAATATAATTATGATTATTGGTTTTGCATTAGCCGTATTAACTTATTTCTTTAGTTTTCTTAATAAACCTATTAGAAAAAGACTTGATTATTTAAAACTAGTTTGGGTTATTGTTGCTTATACAGGTACTATACTTAAGATTTTACATATTACCAGTTTTGACTATCAAATATTATCAAGTGCAATTATGTGGCTTGCTATAATTGATTACATGAAAAAAGAAAGGGAAAAACGAAAGTTATTTGATTGAATTAGTTTGTTTACAAGTCATTAAATACCTCTTCCAACTTCTCAAATTTAAGTTTACTAAAGTTAGAATTAGGTAGCCAAAGACCATCATCTTCGCTATATAAAATAGAAAAATCATCACTATTCAAATATTTCTTAAGAATTGACTTAGCTCGATTTCTGTTTACTTTTAGTGTCATCTTGTATTCTTCAAAGTAATTTTTACTATTTTCTTGGTCTAGTGGAACAGCAGTTATTGTAAGCTCATTTATATCAGTTTGAGCAAATGTCTGAAACGCAACATAAATAATGTCTCTTTTTACAATTTCTTTTTTATTCTTTTCTAAATCATTTTGAAAGACAGGCTTAGAAACTTGAATATGCAAATTACTACTGTCTTTTGATATAAACTTAAGAGAGCCGTTCTCTTCGTAAAAGTCGTTGGCATATGATAGCATCTCTTTTACTGTCTCATATTGTGGTAGGGGTTTTTCAACTATGTTAGCTTTTGTTTCAGATTTACAAGTCAATAATAGAGTTGCAATTAATAAAGTCAAAATTGATTTTTTAATCATTTTGGAGTTTGATTTTTTATTCATATTGCTTTTTAAATATTTAAAAACAAATATATATAAAAATGACCAATGTGTCATTGTTGAAATTAATTAAAGATATGACCTTGGTGTCATGGAAAATTTCTCAAAAGATGAGGTTTTAGTACAACTTGCACAAAGAATAAAAGTTCTTCGTAAACAAAAGGGTGTGAGCCAGCAAAACGCATATAATGATACTGGTATTCACTTTGCAAGAATTGAGCAAGGTAAAAGAGATATTAACTATAGTACACTTTTACGAATTTGTGTATATTTTGAGGTAAGCTTAAAAGATTTTTTTAATCAGATTTAATTTTTTTTTTTAATATATTTGGCTATCTTATTTGTAAGATAATTCTCTCTCTCTATTAATTGAATTATAGCATAGATAGTATTAAGAATATAATACTTCTAAAGGTTAGTGTCTTTTGTTTTGTAACTAGCGACTAAACATTTTAATGAATAAAAGTCCAGATAAAGAAATTGATTTTAATGACCCTGGAGATGAAACTCTAAAGAGATATGCATATCAGGTATATTATTCTATTTTGATTGCACTCAGCATTTTAGATTCTGAAAATGATATAGAAGAAGTTTTCTGTGAGCAATTCGAAGATGTTCTAGCAAAAGAATCATCAGGTAAATTTATAGGTATTCAAGTAAAGACTAGAGATTTAAATTTAGGTCCCTTTAAGTCAATTGATAATCCAGTCATTAAATCCTTAAAAAGGTTTGTAGACTTGGATAAGAAATTTCCTAATCAATTCAGAAAATTTGTTTTTGCTACAAATACAGGTATGGATTCTTCAACATCTCATTATAATTTAAAGCATCTAATTTTATTAGCTGAACTAGACAGTGTTGATGAACTTACTAAAGCTAGGTCTAAAGGGAAAAAAATAATCAATCAAATTTGCAAGGAACTATCATGTGATATTGAAGATGTGTTAAATACATTAAAAAAAGTAGAAGTACATTCTAAATATGCAAATCTTGAAAACATCAACCTTCACATAGTAGATAAGCTTACAAAGATGTCTCTAACCAAAGGTCAAAACTTGGGAGTTTTGAATTCAATAGCAAACAAATTATTTGGCTATCATTTTAAAGCAGCTGCCTTGCAGAAAGATGAAAATTTGGTTGAAAATTATTTACAGCAAAAACCTGAAATTGAGATTCAAACTCAACAAAGAATTGAAGGAAAGAGAATAACAAAGGAAAAACTAAATGAGTTGATTTCTGATGAATTGAAAAATCCTGTATCGTTGTTTTTAAAAGACACTACTAATTTAGCTCAAATTCCCAAAACCGATAGCAAAGTAGAATTAAAAATGGATGCTGGAGGAATAAGTTCCGAAAACATTGGTTTAATGAAGGATTTAAAATATTCATTAGAAACTTATTTAATGGAATTAATGTACAAAGAAGGCACATTCGATGCTAGTAAAAAGTACAATCAAATAAGATTATTAGTAAATGCCGAGTCACAAGAAGCATTTGATGATGAATATAGTGATGAGAATAATTTTGGCACTTCAATGCTTGTCAATCTTAGAAAAAGATTAAAAACGAGCACTAAGGAAGATGCAGATGGAGTACTAAATTTTCGCTATGAACACTTAATGGGTATGTCATCTATATTAACAGAGGATTGTAAAGTATGGTGGAGTAAAAAATTCGACATAGAATGAACTTATTTGAACACTTATTAGAATTAGAAAGAGAAGAAGATAGTCATT from Flavivirga spongiicola encodes:
- a CDS encoding GldL-related protein, translating into MKTKNYNYVSVIIIGLVIALIGFVVSKLTYSPDAEFWTQIGLAISEFSGFLMLIRNGTFIRTKYFRIFKVVFAIIIIGALAKILYWQYNNIIMIIGFALAVLTYFFSFLNKPIRKRLDYLKLVWVIVAYTGTILKILHITSFDYQILSSAIMWLAIIDYMKKEREKRKLFD
- a CDS encoding helix-turn-helix domain-containing protein, producing MENFSKDEVLVQLAQRIKVLRKQKGVSQQNAYNDTGIHFARIEQGKRDINYSTLLRICVYFEVSLKDFFNQI
- a CDS encoding dsDNA nuclease domain-containing protein, with product MNKSPDKEIDFNDPGDETLKRYAYQVYYSILIALSILDSENDIEEVFCEQFEDVLAKESSGKFIGIQVKTRDLNLGPFKSIDNPVIKSLKRFVDLDKKFPNQFRKFVFATNTGMDSSTSHYNLKHLILLAELDSVDELTKARSKGKKIINQICKELSCDIEDVLNTLKKVEVHSKYANLENINLHIVDKLTKMSLTKGQNLGVLNSIANKLFGYHFKAAALQKDENLVENYLQQKPEIEIQTQQRIEGKRITKEKLNELISDELKNPVSLFLKDTTNLAQIPKTDSKVELKMDAGGISSENIGLMKDLKYSLETYLMELMYKEGTFDASKKYNQIRLLVNAESQEAFDDEYSDENNFGTSMLVNLRKRLKTSTKEDADGVLNFRYEHLMGMSSILTEDCKVWWSKKFDIE